The Streptomyces achromogenes genome window below encodes:
- a CDS encoding cytidine deaminase, translating into MTDSTALDPEDRKIVTLARSARARNGVPEGAAVRDDTGRTYVAGTVDLPSLRLSALRTAVAMAVASGARSLEAAAVVTSSEEAAGDDLAAVRDLGGPGTPVLLASPDGTVRRTVSAG; encoded by the coding sequence ATGACCGACAGCACCGCGCTCGACCCCGAGGACCGCAAGATCGTCACCCTGGCCCGATCCGCGCGGGCCCGCAACGGTGTGCCCGAGGGGGCCGCCGTCCGTGACGACACCGGACGCACGTATGTCGCGGGGACGGTGGACCTGCCGTCGCTGCGGCTGAGCGCGCTGCGGACGGCGGTGGCGATGGCCGTGGCGTCCGGCGCGCGGTCGCTGGAGGCGGCGGCGGTGGTGACGTCGTCGGAGGAGGCCGCCGGGGACGACCTCGCCGCCGTACGGGATCTCGGCGGACCGGGGACGCCGGTGCTGCTGGCTTCGCCGGACGGAACGGTCCGGCGCACCGTCTCCGCCGGCTGA
- the ybeY gene encoding rRNA maturation RNase YbeY yields MSIDVNNESGTEVDEQAVLDIARYALARMRIHPLSELSVIVVDADAMEQLHIQWMDLPGPTDVMSFPMDELRPPSKDDDEPPQGLLGDIVLCPEVAERQGKEAPTEHSMDEELQLLTVHGVLHLLGYDHEEPDEKAEMFGLQAAIVDGWRAEKGLTGPSPAPTVS; encoded by the coding sequence ATGTCGATCGACGTCAACAACGAGTCCGGAACCGAGGTCGACGAGCAGGCGGTCCTCGACATCGCCCGCTACGCGCTCGCGCGGATGCGCATCCACCCGCTCTCCGAGCTCTCGGTGATCGTCGTGGACGCCGACGCCATGGAGCAGCTGCACATCCAGTGGATGGACCTGCCGGGGCCGACCGACGTCATGTCCTTCCCGATGGACGAGCTGCGTCCGCCGTCGAAGGACGACGACGAACCCCCGCAGGGCCTCCTCGGCGACATCGTGCTGTGTCCCGAGGTCGCCGAGCGCCAGGGCAAGGAAGCGCCCACCGAGCACTCCATGGACGAGGAGCTGCAGCTGCTCACGGTCCATGGAGTGCTGCACCTGCTGGGCTACGACCACGAGGAGCCGGACGAGAAGGCCGAGATGTTCGGCCTCCAGGCGGCCATCGTGGACGGCTGGCGGGCCGAGAAGGGCCTGACCGGGCCGTCGCCGGCGCCGACCGTCTCATGA
- a CDS encoding glucarate dehydratase family protein has translation MNLTITDVRLTPILVADPPLLNTQGVHQPYTPRLIVEVVTADGTTGVGETYGDTKYLELARPYAAKLIGRQAGDLNGLFTLADEVDVDGSRILGQVDVGGLRGVQTADKLRLSVVSAFEVACLDALGKALGLPVHALLGGKVRDAVEYSAYLFYKWAGHPDGVPAEKDDWGAAVDPAGVVEQARRFTERYGFTSFKLKGGVFPPQEEIAAVRALAEAFPGHPLRLDPNGAWSVETSLKVAEEIGGLLEYLEDPALGTPAMAEVAARTGVPLATNMCVTTFAEIKEAFARDAVQVVLSDHHYWGGLRNTQQLAAICRTFGVGVSMHSNTHLGISLAAMTHVASTVANLHHACDSHYPWQSEDVLTERLTFDDGKVAVSDAPGLGVELDRDRLAFLHRRWLDDDGALRDRDDAAAMRVADPGWVTPAVPRW, from the coding sequence GTGAACCTCACGATCACCGACGTCCGCCTCACCCCGATCCTGGTCGCCGACCCGCCCCTGCTCAACACCCAGGGCGTGCACCAGCCGTACACCCCGCGGCTGATCGTCGAGGTCGTCACCGCCGACGGGACCACCGGCGTCGGCGAGACGTACGGCGACACCAAGTACCTGGAACTGGCCCGCCCGTACGCCGCGAAACTGATCGGCCGTCAAGCCGGCGATCTGAACGGCCTGTTCACGCTCGCCGACGAGGTGGACGTGGACGGCTCCCGGATCCTGGGGCAGGTCGACGTCGGCGGGCTGCGCGGCGTCCAGACCGCCGACAAGCTGCGCCTGTCCGTCGTCTCCGCCTTCGAGGTGGCCTGCCTCGACGCCCTCGGCAAGGCGCTCGGCCTGCCCGTGCACGCCCTGCTCGGCGGCAAGGTGCGCGACGCCGTGGAGTACAGCGCCTACCTCTTCTACAAATGGGCCGGCCACCCCGACGGCGTGCCCGCGGAGAAGGACGACTGGGGCGCCGCCGTCGACCCGGCGGGAGTCGTCGAGCAGGCCCGCCGCTTCACCGAGCGGTACGGCTTCACCTCCTTCAAGCTCAAGGGCGGCGTCTTCCCGCCGCAGGAGGAGATCGCCGCCGTCCGCGCCCTGGCCGAGGCCTTCCCCGGGCACCCGCTGCGCCTCGACCCCAACGGCGCCTGGTCCGTCGAGACCTCGCTGAAGGTGGCCGAGGAGATCGGCGGGCTCCTCGAGTACCTGGAGGACCCCGCGCTCGGCACCCCGGCGATGGCCGAGGTCGCCGCGCGGACCGGCGTGCCGCTCGCCACCAACATGTGCGTGACGACGTTCGCCGAGATCAAGGAGGCCTTCGCCCGGGACGCCGTCCAGGTCGTCCTCTCCGACCACCACTACTGGGGCGGACTGCGCAACACCCAGCAACTCGCCGCGATCTGCCGGACGTTCGGCGTCGGCGTCTCCATGCACTCCAACACCCATCTGGGCATCTCGCTGGCCGCCATGACCCACGTGGCGTCCACCGTCGCGAACCTCCACCACGCCTGCGACTCCCACTACCCCTGGCAGTCGGAGGACGTCCTCACCGAACGGCTGACCTTCGACGACGGCAAGGTCGCGGTCTCCGACGCGCCCGGCCTCGGCGTGGAACTCGACCGCGACCGGCTCGCGTTCCTCCACCGGCGCTGGCTCGACGACGACGGCGCCCTGCGCGACCGCGACGACGCGGCGGCGATGCGCGTGGCCGACCCGGGCTGGGTGACGCCCGCCGTGCCCCGCTGGTGA
- a CDS encoding WxL protein peptidoglycan domain-containing protein, translating to MRKPYVLLLPFLLGLLFAAPTPARAADNGSWSVYPVASAVAARPYFYVSADPGQTIEDKVVVANKTDAPLTFRLYAADAYNTARDGGFAVRSPGERMRGVGAWAELPRDRITVPGRSSVTVPFTVRVPEGAEPGDHPGAVVALDERVERGDGSVALGVQRAVAARVYLQVGGPTLPALAVEDVEISHHQPLVPGFGDSTATISYTLHNTGNVTLDPKVRLTARGLFGRTLLDRRLTKVPSQLLPGQRVRLTEHWTDAPHLDRTDVKLTATATRTQESATASFVAAPWLVLAVVAAGVAAGVWLLIRRRRRRHPDGGRRAGVIRLRRGARPAPAHPRTGIGQTAGR from the coding sequence ATGCGCAAGCCGTACGTCCTCCTCCTGCCGTTCCTGCTGGGCCTGCTGTTCGCCGCGCCCACGCCCGCACGGGCCGCCGACAACGGCAGCTGGTCCGTGTACCCCGTCGCCTCGGCCGTCGCCGCGCGGCCCTATTTCTACGTCTCCGCCGATCCCGGCCAGACGATCGAGGACAAGGTCGTCGTCGCCAACAAGACCGACGCGCCCCTCACCTTCCGGCTGTACGCGGCCGACGCCTACAACACCGCACGCGACGGCGGGTTCGCCGTCAGGTCGCCGGGCGAGCGGATGCGGGGCGTGGGCGCGTGGGCCGAGCTGCCGCGGGACCGGATCACCGTGCCCGGCCGCAGTTCCGTCACCGTGCCGTTCACCGTCCGGGTGCCCGAGGGCGCCGAGCCGGGCGATCATCCGGGGGCCGTCGTCGCCCTCGACGAACGCGTCGAGCGGGGCGACGGCTCGGTCGCGCTCGGCGTGCAGCGGGCGGTCGCCGCCCGCGTCTACCTCCAGGTCGGCGGACCCACCCTGCCCGCGCTCGCCGTGGAGGACGTGGAGATCAGCCACCACCAGCCGCTGGTCCCGGGCTTCGGCGACAGCACCGCGACGATCTCCTACACCCTGCACAACACCGGCAACGTGACCCTCGATCCGAAGGTGCGGCTGACGGCGCGGGGCCTGTTCGGCCGCACGCTCCTCGACCGCCGTCTGACGAAGGTCCCCTCCCAGCTGCTGCCCGGCCAGCGCGTCCGCCTCACCGAACACTGGACCGACGCCCCCCACCTCGACCGGACGGACGTGAAGCTGACGGCGACGGCCACGAGGACGCAGGAGTCGGCGACCGCGTCGTTCGTGGCGGCGCCGTGGCTGGTCCTCGCGGTCGTGGCAGCCGGCGTCGCCGCCGGGGTGTGGCTCCTGATCCGACGGCGCCGGCGAAGGCACCCCGACGGGGGGCGGCGCGCCGGCGTCATACGGCTCCGCCGTGGGGCGCGACCGGCCCCCGCTCACCCGCGGACGGGAATCGGC
- a CDS encoding 5-dehydro-4-deoxyglucarate dehydratase encodes MVTVNPGHDTVRRLRDGMARGVLSFPLTSFHDDGSLDPDGFRSHVADRLAADPGALFPACGTGEFFSLDEDEYRQVVTIAVEEAAGRVPVVAGTGYGWAQAVRFARIAEEAGADALLVLPHYLVAAPQDGLVAQLEQIAARTPLPLIAYQRGQVAFTVASLRRLAALPTVVGLKDGHSDLDRLQRLTLAAPDDFLFFNGAATAEIQARAYAAVGVPAYSSAVHAFAPEIANAFFAAVRDRDDKTTDRLLRDFYVPLVELRDRVPGYAVSLVKAAARLRGSRVGPVRAPLTDPSPADLDALRALLTAGLDLVGAAL; translated from the coding sequence ATGGTGACGGTGAACCCCGGCCACGACACGGTCCGGCGACTGCGGGACGGCATGGCGCGGGGAGTGCTGTCGTTCCCGCTCACGAGCTTCCACGACGACGGTTCCCTCGACCCGGACGGTTTCCGTTCGCACGTCGCCGACCGGCTCGCCGCCGACCCCGGCGCGCTCTTCCCGGCCTGCGGCACCGGCGAGTTCTTCTCCCTCGACGAGGACGAGTACCGGCAGGTGGTGACGATCGCCGTCGAGGAGGCGGCCGGCCGGGTGCCCGTCGTCGCCGGCACCGGCTACGGCTGGGCCCAGGCCGTCCGCTTCGCGCGCATCGCCGAGGAGGCCGGCGCCGACGCCCTCCTCGTCCTCCCGCACTACCTCGTCGCCGCCCCGCAGGACGGCCTCGTCGCCCAGCTGGAGCAGATCGCCGCCCGCACCCCGCTGCCCCTCATCGCCTACCAGCGCGGCCAGGTCGCGTTCACCGTCGCCTCCCTGAGACGCCTCGCCGCCCTCCCGACCGTCGTCGGCCTCAAGGACGGCCACAGCGACCTCGACCGCCTCCAGCGGCTCACTCTCGCCGCCCCCGACGACTTCCTCTTCTTCAACGGCGCGGCCACCGCCGAGATCCAGGCCCGTGCCTACGCCGCCGTCGGCGTCCCCGCCTACTCCTCCGCCGTCCACGCCTTCGCCCCGGAGATCGCGAACGCCTTCTTCGCGGCCGTGCGCGACCGGGACGACAAGACGACGGACCGGCTGCTGCGCGACTTCTACGTCCCGCTCGTCGAACTGCGCGACCGGGTGCCCGGATACGCCGTGTCGCTGGTGAAGGCCGCCGCCCGGCTGCGCGGCAGCCGCGTCGGCCCGGTCCGCGCCCCGCTCACCGACCCCTCGCCCGCCGACCTCGACGCGCTCCGGGCCCTCCTGACCGCCGGCCTCGACCTCGTGGGAGCCGCTCTGTGA
- a CDS encoding MmcQ/YjbR family DNA-binding protein, with protein sequence MTPEELRALCLSFEAAQEDFPFRPEISVFKVLGKMFALSWTAGRPLKVNLKCDPEDAVRLRGEHPGLITPGYHMNKRHWNTVTVDGDLPVALVRELVEDSYDLVVAGLPRAERLRLDRS encoded by the coding sequence GTGACCCCCGAGGAGCTGCGCGCCCTCTGTCTGTCCTTCGAGGCGGCGCAGGAGGACTTCCCGTTCCGGCCGGAGATCTCCGTCTTCAAGGTGCTGGGGAAGATGTTCGCGCTGAGCTGGACGGCCGGCCGGCCGCTGAAGGTCAACCTCAAGTGCGACCCCGAGGACGCGGTGCGGCTGCGCGGCGAGCATCCGGGCCTGATCACGCCCGGGTACCACATGAACAAACGGCACTGGAACACGGTGACGGTCGACGGCGATCTCCCCGTCGCCCTGGTCCGGGAGCTCGTCGAGGACTCGTACGACCTGGTGGTCGCCGGTCTGCCGCGCGCCGAACGGCTGCGCCTCGACCGTTCCTGA
- a CDS encoding carbohydrate kinase family protein, which translates to MGERRAAGDPPWDVYLTGTVFLDIIFTGLDSAPVRGTESWARGMGSSPGGVANMATALARLGLRTSLAAAFGDDHYGEYCWDALEQGEGIDLTPSRSVPGWHSPVTVSMAYEGERTMVSHGHEPPPEEPAPECPPHARAAVASLTPGVRAPWIEQAARRGTRVFADVGWDDTGAWDLAGLADLEHCEAFLPNAQEAMRYTRADCPRAAAHALTAHVPLAVVTLGAEGAYAVDGATGESAEVPAIAVEALDPTGAGDVFVAGFVTGTLAGWPLADRLAFAGLTAALSVQEFGGSLSAPGWSEIAAWWRRVQSVEGQDPEALRRYAFLDGLLPALLAAEEAAPWPLRRAVPTIGFGRSA; encoded by the coding sequence CTGGGGGAGCGGCGCGCCGCGGGTGACCCGCCGTGGGACGTCTACCTCACCGGGACGGTCTTCCTCGACATCATCTTCACCGGGCTCGACTCCGCCCCGGTGCGCGGGACCGAGTCCTGGGCGCGCGGCATGGGATCGAGCCCCGGCGGCGTCGCCAACATGGCCACCGCGCTCGCCCGCCTCGGCCTGCGCACCTCCCTCGCGGCGGCCTTCGGCGACGACCACTACGGCGAGTACTGCTGGGACGCCCTGGAACAGGGCGAGGGCATCGACCTGACCCCCTCCCGCTCGGTCCCCGGCTGGCACTCCCCGGTCACCGTCTCCATGGCCTACGAGGGCGAACGCACCATGGTCTCGCACGGACACGAGCCGCCGCCCGAGGAGCCGGCGCCCGAGTGCCCGCCGCACGCCCGCGCCGCCGTCGCCTCCCTCACCCCCGGGGTCCGCGCCCCCTGGATCGAACAGGCCGCCCGCCGCGGCACCCGCGTCTTCGCCGACGTCGGATGGGACGACACCGGCGCCTGGGACCTGGCCGGCCTCGCCGACCTGGAGCACTGCGAGGCGTTCCTGCCCAACGCGCAGGAGGCCATGCGCTACACCCGCGCCGACTGCCCCCGCGCCGCCGCGCACGCCCTCACCGCACACGTCCCGCTCGCGGTCGTCACCCTCGGTGCGGAGGGCGCGTACGCGGTGGACGGTGCCACGGGCGAGAGCGCCGAGGTCCCCGCCATCGCCGTCGAGGCCCTCGACCCCACCGGCGCCGGGGACGTCTTCGTGGCCGGGTTCGTGACCGGCACCCTGGCGGGGTGGCCGCTGGCCGACCGGCTGGCCTTCGCGGGCCTCACGGCGGCCCTCTCGGTGCAGGAGTTCGGCGGCTCGCTCTCCGCCCCCGGCTGGTCCGAGATCGCGGCCTGGTGGCGCAGGGTCCAGTCGGTCGAGGGCCAGGACCCCGAGGCGCTGCGGCGGTACGCGTTCCTGGACGGTCTGCTCCCGGCACTGCTCGCGGCGGAGGAGGCCGCCCCGTGGCCGCTGCGCAGGGCGGTGCCGACGATCGGTTTCGGCCGTTCGGCATAG
- a CDS encoding IclR family transcriptional regulator, with protein sequence MSETGGVREVKSAARTVELLELLAARGDRPARLQELADELGVPRSSMYALLQTLISRGWVRTDVTGSLYGIGIHALLTGTSYLDSDPRVRLVRPYLDEASEALGETIHLGRLDGRGVAYLATRESHEYLRTISRVGRRLPAHVGALGKALLAQRPDEELPEGPYEALTPHSHTSRRSLLADLARTRARGHSVDREESVLGIVGFGFALRYDAPAQDAISCSVPVARLTPEHEERIVTVMREIRAKIEATAPGSAGAADWR encoded by the coding sequence ATGTCGGAGACAGGGGGCGTCCGGGAGGTGAAGTCCGCGGCGCGCACGGTCGAGCTGCTGGAACTGCTCGCGGCGCGCGGCGACCGGCCCGCGCGGCTGCAGGAGCTCGCGGACGAGCTGGGCGTGCCGCGCAGCTCGATGTACGCGCTGCTGCAGACCCTGATCAGCCGCGGCTGGGTGCGCACCGACGTCACCGGGTCCCTGTACGGAATCGGCATCCACGCCCTGCTGACGGGCACGAGCTACCTCGACTCCGACCCGCGGGTGCGGCTGGTGCGCCCCTATCTCGACGAGGCCTCCGAGGCGCTGGGCGAGACGATCCACCTGGGGCGGCTGGACGGCCGGGGGGTCGCCTATCTGGCCACGCGCGAGTCGCACGAATACCTGCGCACGATCAGCCGGGTCGGCCGACGGCTCCCCGCGCACGTCGGCGCGCTCGGCAAGGCGCTGCTGGCCCAGCGGCCCGACGAGGAGCTGCCCGAGGGGCCCTACGAGGCGCTCACCCCGCACTCGCACACCAGCAGGCGGTCACTGCTGGCGGACCTCGCGCGGACCCGGGCGCGCGGTCACTCCGTGGACCGCGAGGAGAGCGTCCTCGGCATCGTCGGCTTCGGCTTCGCCCTGCGCTACGACGCTCCCGCGCAGGACGCGATCAGCTGCTCGGTGCCGGTGGCCCGGCTGACGCCGGAGCACGAGGAGCGGATCGTGACGGTGATGCGGGAGATCAGGGCGAAGATCGAGGCGACCGCGCCGGGCTCCGCGGGCGCGGCCGACTGGCGTTGA
- a CDS encoding hemolysin family protein: protein MSPTLIAGAIALVVVAWLAACAEAGLARVSSFRAEEAVRSGRRGSAKLAQIAADPTRYLNVALLVRVACEMAAAALVTYECLQEIDGTAPALLAAIGVMVLVSYVAVGVSPRTIGRQHPLNTATAAAYVLLPLARIMGPIPSLLILIGNALTPGKGFRRGPFASEAELRALVDLAEKESLIEDEERRMVHSVFELGDTLVREVMVPRTDLVVIERYKTIRQALTLALRSGFSRIPVTGESEDDIVGIVYLKDLVRKTHISRDAEGELVSTAMRPAAFVPDTKNAGDLLREMQQDRNHVAVVIDEYGGTAGIVTIEDILEEIVGEITDEYDRELPPVQELGDDRHRVTARLDITDLGELYGLEEYDDEDVETVGGLLAKALGRVPIAGASSEVELPDGRKLRLTAEAAAGRRNKIVTVLVEPVEPAVPSEESEAG, encoded by the coding sequence ATGAGCCCCACCCTCATCGCCGGCGCGATCGCCCTGGTCGTCGTCGCGTGGCTCGCCGCCTGCGCGGAGGCGGGCCTCGCGCGCGTCTCCAGCTTCCGCGCCGAGGAGGCCGTGCGCTCCGGCCGGCGCGGCAGCGCCAAGCTCGCGCAGATCGCCGCCGACCCCACCCGCTACCTCAACGTGGCGCTGCTGGTCCGGGTGGCGTGCGAGATGGCGGCCGCCGCGCTGGTCACCTACGAGTGCCTCCAGGAGATCGACGGCACGGCCCCGGCGCTGCTCGCCGCGATCGGCGTGATGGTGCTGGTGTCCTACGTGGCCGTCGGCGTCTCCCCGCGCACCATCGGCCGTCAGCACCCGCTGAACACGGCGACGGCGGCCGCGTACGTGCTGCTGCCGCTGGCCAGGATCATGGGCCCGATCCCGTCGCTGCTGATCCTCATCGGCAACGCGCTCACCCCCGGCAAGGGCTTCCGCCGCGGTCCGTTCGCCTCCGAGGCGGAGCTGCGGGCGCTGGTCGACCTGGCGGAGAAGGAGTCGCTGATCGAGGACGAGGAGCGCCGCATGGTGCACTCGGTCTTCGAGCTCGGCGACACCCTGGTGCGGGAGGTCATGGTGCCGCGGACCGACCTCGTCGTCATCGAGCGCTACAAGACCATCCGGCAGGCCCTCACCCTCGCCCTGCGCTCCGGGTTCTCCCGGATACCGGTCACCGGGGAGAGCGAGGACGACATCGTCGGCATCGTGTATCTGAAGGACCTGGTCCGCAAGACGCACATCAGCCGGGACGCCGAGGGCGAGCTGGTGTCGACGGCGATGCGGCCGGCGGCCTTCGTCCCCGACACCAAGAACGCGGGCGACCTGCTGCGGGAGATGCAGCAGGACCGCAACCACGTGGCCGTCGTCATCGACGAGTACGGCGGCACGGCGGGCATCGTGACCATCGAGGACATCCTCGAGGAGATCGTCGGCGAGATCACCGACGAGTACGACCGCGAGCTCCCGCCGGTGCAGGAGCTCGGCGACGACCGTCACCGGGTCACCGCCCGCCTCGACATCACCGACCTGGGCGAGCTGTACGGCCTGGAGGAGTACGACGACGAGGACGTGGAGACCGTCGGCGGCCTGCTGGCGAAGGCCCTCGGCCGGGTGCCCATCGCCGGCGCCTCCTCCGAGGTCGAGCTGCCCGACGGGCGGAAGCTGCGGCTGACGGCGGAGGCCGCGGCCGGCCGCCGGAACAAGATCGTGACGGTGCTGGTGGAGCCGGTGGAGCCCGCCGTGCCGTCGGAGGAGAGCGAGGCCGGGTGA
- a CDS encoding beta-xylosidase, translating into MGSTPRSSRRRHWASLLGATALAVTAGGALACPAGAATDVSFPTHCVPPPIAGIPPIDGTTTARLAVNDTTPEVGDTVTVTYTVVSPAASNPTDLALPADIMTPTGKVTLGGAQTGSITLTGPKKNDPVPGKGVFPSFSMTGTFTVTSPGAITLSPGDYNIHTSYILELDTPCTVTNPPAPVSETVTAADNPPANTRAIQLGSASGSPGASVAVTGSGFTPGVSVTLAGRSGSSQTADTATVTANGQGNISGSLVVSDLTTNGVVAYEGSAWSADLGAGPVAYVVIDDQPVPDGSQKVTTTVRAGTLSMSQAGDAVQLSGVEFGQGGASTGALQTVTVKDFRGGPAGWSLTGKVTDFSGSGAKIDAGKLSWTPACGTKAGSPSTCQAGSPGTVGASGATLASTPDGTATGGEFTANAQLSLDVPSFTPPGTYAGVLTLTLS; encoded by the coding sequence ATGGGTTCGACACCCCGCAGTTCCCGAAGACGGCACTGGGCGTCACTGCTCGGGGCCACCGCGCTCGCGGTCACCGCGGGCGGGGCGCTGGCGTGTCCGGCCGGCGCCGCGACCGACGTCAGCTTCCCGACGCACTGTGTTCCGCCGCCCATCGCCGGCATCCCGCCGATCGACGGCACCACCACCGCGAGGCTCGCGGTGAACGACACCACGCCCGAGGTCGGTGACACCGTCACCGTGACGTACACGGTCGTCTCGCCCGCCGCGAGCAACCCCACCGACCTGGCCCTGCCGGCCGACATCATGACGCCGACGGGCAAGGTCACCCTCGGCGGCGCGCAGACCGGCAGCATCACCCTGACCGGCCCGAAGAAGAACGACCCGGTGCCCGGCAAGGGCGTCTTCCCGTCGTTCTCGATGACCGGCACCTTCACCGTCACCAGTCCCGGCGCGATCACCCTCTCGCCCGGCGACTACAACATCCACACCAGCTACATCCTCGAGCTGGACACCCCCTGCACGGTGACCAACCCGCCGGCCCCGGTGTCGGAGACGGTCACCGCGGCGGACAACCCGCCAGCCAACACCCGTGCCATCCAGCTGGGTTCGGCCTCCGGCAGCCCGGGGGCGAGCGTCGCGGTCACCGGCAGCGGATTCACGCCGGGCGTGTCGGTCACCCTGGCCGGCCGGTCCGGATCCAGCCAGACGGCGGACACCGCGACCGTGACCGCGAACGGGCAGGGGAACATCTCCGGCTCGCTCGTCGTCAGCGACCTCACCACGAACGGCGTGGTGGCGTACGAGGGGAGCGCCTGGAGCGCCGACCTCGGCGCCGGACCGGTCGCGTACGTCGTCATCGACGACCAGCCCGTGCCGGACGGCAGCCAGAAGGTGACCACCACGGTCCGCGCGGGCACGCTGTCGATGTCCCAGGCCGGGGACGCCGTCCAGCTGTCCGGGGTCGAGTTCGGCCAGGGCGGCGCCTCCACCGGAGCCCTGCAGACGGTCACCGTCAAGGACTTCCGCGGCGGACCCGCCGGGTGGTCCCTGACCGGCAAGGTCACCGACTTCAGCGGCTCCGGAGCCAAGATCGACGCCGGCAAGCTGAGCTGGACGCCCGCGTGCGGCACCAAGGCGGGCAGCCCGAGCACCTGTCAGGCCGGTTCGCCGGGCACGGTCGGCGCCTCGGGGGCGACCCTGGCATCCACGCCCGACGGCACGGCCACCGGCGGCGAGTTCACCGCCAACGCGCAACTGTCCCTCGACGTACCGTCGTTCACGCCTCCGGGCACCTACGCCGGCGTCCTGACCCTCACGCTCAGCTGA
- a CDS encoding PhoH family protein codes for MTQTPTAHTPAQGKARAQFTVPAQHPMVTVLGSGDSLLRVIETAFPAADIHVRGNEISAVGEPREVALVQRLFDEMMLVLRTGQPMTEDAVERSIAMLRASENGTNDGQETPAEVLTQNILSSRGRTIRPKTLNQKRYVDAIDKHTVVFGIGPAGTGKTYLAMAKAVQALQSKQVNRIILTRPAVEAGERLGFLPGTLYEKIDPYLRPLYDALHDMLDPDSIPKLMASGTIEVAPLAYMRGRTLNDAFIILDEAQNTSPEQMKMFLTRLGFDSKIVITGDVTQVDLPNGTKSGLRQVQEILEGVDDVHFSRLSSQDVVRHKLVGRIVDAYEKYDSHNGTENGTHQGGRNKRK; via the coding sequence ATGACTCAGACACCGACAGCTCACACGCCCGCGCAGGGCAAGGCGAGAGCACAGTTCACCGTTCCCGCCCAGCACCCCATGGTGACCGTGCTGGGATCCGGAGACTCCCTCCTGCGCGTGATCGAGACGGCTTTCCCGGCGGCCGACATCCACGTCCGGGGCAACGAGATCAGCGCGGTCGGCGAACCACGGGAAGTCGCCCTTGTCCAGCGCCTGTTCGACGAGATGATGCTGGTGCTCCGCACCGGGCAGCCGATGACGGAGGACGCAGTGGAACGCTCGATCGCCATGCTGCGGGCGAGTGAGAACGGGACGAACGACGGCCAGGAGACCCCGGCCGAGGTTCTGACGCAGAACATCCTGTCCTCGCGCGGCCGCACCATCAGACCCAAGACCCTCAACCAGAAGCGGTACGTCGACGCGATCGACAAGCACACGGTCGTCTTCGGCATCGGCCCCGCGGGCACCGGCAAGACCTACCTGGCCATGGCCAAGGCGGTCCAGGCCCTACAGTCCAAGCAGGTCAACCGCATCATCCTGACCCGCCCCGCGGTCGAGGCCGGCGAACGCCTCGGCTTCCTCCCGGGCACCCTCTACGAGAAGATCGACCCCTACCTGCGCCCGCTCTACGACGCGCTGCACGACATGCTGGACCCGGACTCGATCCCGAAGCTGATGGCCTCGGGCACGATCGAGGTGGCCCCGCTGGCATACATGAGGGGAAGAACCCTGAACGACGCCTTCATCATCCTGGACGAGGCGCAGAACACCTCGCCCGAGCAGATGAAGATGTTCCTGACCCGGCTCGGGTTCGACTCGAAGATCGTGATCACGGGCGACGTGACGCAGGTCGACCTGCCGAACGGCACCAAGTCGGGCCTGCGGCAGGTCCAGGAGATCCTCGAGGGCGTCGACGACGTGCACTTCTCCCGCCTGTCGTCCCAGGACGTCGTCCGGCACAAGCTGGTCGGCCGTATCGTCGACGCGTACGAGAAGTACGACAGCCACAACGGTACGGAGAACGGCACCCACCAGGGCGGCCGTAACAAGCGGAAGTAG